TTTCAACTTGCGCTTGCCTTAAGCAGTGAATAATTGCCTGTGCAGAAGTTTCTTTTTTATGGCTCATTTCCACCTTGTCACCTCTTTACATCCAATTTGCTCAAACGTCGAACGACTTCATCTAAACGTTCAGCATGTGTCGATAAAGAAATCCGAATAAAGCCTTCCCCATTTGCTCCAAACGCAGTTCCAGGCGTCACAATAATGCCGGTCTCTTCTAGTAACCGGTTAGCAAATGTTAGAGAGCTTTCTTCTCTAGGCACTTGCACCCAAAGATATAACGTGCCTTTTGGTTTTTCAGCGTGAAGCCCCAATTTCCCTAAAGCAGTATGCAGTTTTTCCATCCGTTGTTCATAAATAAGATTATTCTCCTTTACAGCAGTTAAATCACTTTGTAACGCCTTTGCCGCTGCTTTTTGAATCGGCATAAACTGACAGGTGTCGATATTGCTTTTTAAAGTGGCGAGTGCAGCGATAACTTCCTTATTCCCGACGATATACCCGATCCGCCACCCTGTCATATTAAAGCTTTTGGATAATGACCCTAATTCAACAACATAGTCTTTGGCACCTGGAATTTGTAAAGCGCTCGGGGCTTTATAATTGCCAAAGGTTACGAGGTCATAAGCTGCATCATGTGCGAGTAAAATATTGTATCGCCGACAAAAAGAAACCGCTTCCAAATAAGTTCCCCATTCTCCATATGCAGCAGTCGGGTTGTTTGGGTAATTAAGGAACATTAATTTCGCAGCTATTGCGTCCTGTTCGGAAATCTGATCAAACAAAGGTGCGTACTGATTATTAGCATCAAGCGGTAATGATACACTTACCCCTCCCGCCAAATGAACCCCTTTTCGGTAAGCTGGATAGCCTGGATCTGGAACCAACACTTTATCCATTGGATTTATAACTGCTTGAATTAAGTTCGCTATCCCTTCTTTGGAACCAATTAATGTAAGAACTTCTGTGTTGGGATCAAGAGTAACCTGATATCGTTTTGCATAAAAAGATGCCACTGCCTGTTTAAATTCGTCACACCCACTGTAAGGAGAATATCTATGGTTTTGCGGATTGTTCACTTGCTCCTTCAATTCTTCATAGACAAATGACGGTGTTGGTAAATCCGGAGAACCGATTCCTAAATCAATCACGTCTACGCCCTTTTGCTTAAGTTGTTCTTTTCGTTGCTGAAACTGAGAAAATAAATATGGGGGAAGATTTTTCACCTTCTCAGACACAAAAACCATTGTATTCCTCCCTATAAATTTCATTATACGAAATGGTATTTCATTTATTTACTAACAGTATAAGATATGTTCTACCAATTAGCAATATACTGAAATTATCTTTAATATTAATTTTCTATTTATTAAAATAGTTCTGTCTATGTTTCAGTAACTTTCCTCTTTCGCATCCCAATAAATAAGCCAATGAGGCTAACAAGTACCATTACTAAGCCTAATAAAACACTTTCTGTAAACCCAAACACAATATACCCCAAACCGGCTATACAAGCAGCTAAAAGCGCATAAGGAATTTGGGTTGTAACATGATCAATATGATGGCAGCTAGAACCAGTTGATGACAGAATTGTCGTATCAGAGATCGGGGAACAATGGTCACCGAAAACAGCACCTGCTAATACTGCAGCCAATATCGGTAACATTAATGTTACATCCGTTGTTGCTGCTATTTCCCCAGCAATAGGAAGCAAAATACCAAACGCTCCCCAAGATGTCCCTGTTGAAAACGCAATAAACCCGGCCATTAAAAATACGATCAACGGAAGGAGATAAACACTTAAGTTGGCTGCTTCGACAACACTTGCCAAATAAACACCGGTGCCGAGTTGGCTAATTAATGCTGCAATCGCCCAAGCAAAAATTAAAATACCAAAAGCTGGCATCATTGATTTCGCGCCTGTTATAGCGCCTGTTATAAAATTTTTGTACGAAAGTTTTCCTGCGCGAATATGCTGATAAAACAAGATCATCGTCAGTACCATACCTATACTACCGCCAACGAATAGCGCTAACGATACATCCGCACTTCCTAATATATTAATCCACGTTTTTTCACCCTCTACTTTACGTAAACCGTCCACAAAGATAGCGATAATCGTAGCGATAAATAATGTAATCATCGGAAGGAGTAAGTCACGCCTTTTACTAACTTCACTAACCGGAAGTTTAGAGGCTACATCTATCGTTTCTTTTTGTGCTGGATTTAACACTTCTCCTGTTTCCAGCGCTCGTTGTTCGTGTACTTTCATGGGGCCGAAATCAATTTGTTTGATTGCAATAACTACGACAACGCCTAACGCTGCCCAAACATAATAATTCATTGGAATCATTTGTAAAAATGCTTGAAAAGCACCGTACTCGGTTACCTGATGTGTCGCTAATACAGTGCCAATAATACCAATAATATAAGCTCCCCAGCTCGATACGGGAGCAACTACACTGACTGGTGCTGAAGTTGAATCGACAAGATAAGCAAGTTTTGCACGTGATATGCGTTGCTTATCAGTAACCGGCTTAGCAATTTGTCCTACAGTTAAACTGTTAAAATAGTCATCCACAAAAATAATGACTCCAAATAGAACCGTCATCAGTTGTGCACCAGTTCTTGTTTTTACTCTGCGAATCATCCATTCTGCAAATGAACGCGTCCCGCCCATCATAGTTACTAGAGCCGTCAGCATACCTAGCATTAGCACAAACAGCAAGATAAAAACATTCCACGTATCCAATGCGCCATCTACAACAAACACCCCTTTAAACGCCTCCCAAACGAGCTTTAAAGAATCTCCAACCTGAAACTTACCTAGGAACAATGCGGCAGCGAGGATACCAACTCCCAATGACAATAGTACCCGCTTCGTTAATAAAACCATGACAATTGCTATAATCGGCGGTATTAATGACCATACTGTCTCTTCCATTTAGATTCTCCTTTCGTATGTTAGATAAAACCTTAACTTGCGCCTTATTTTAAATATCTAAGAGCAGCGCCATTCAACTCATCACCCCCTCCTTTTTTAGAAAAACTTGGCTTGTCGCCAAGTCTTATGGCGAATGCCTTCGTTTTTTTAAAACCAAAAAATCTTACACTTTAATATAGTACAAAAAACGTTACACTTTTTTGTGATAATTGTTAATATTCTATTTTATTTTTTGATCCATTGTTTCATAACTGAAATCTGCCTTTGCTATCCAAATTTAAAAAACCTCAAAAAAAAAGCCAAAACATACAGAAATTTGTTAAAATAATACGTGAGCATTTTATTTATGTGATGGAGGGAGAAAGATGAAAACAGATATTAGCGAAGCAAAACGACTCGATGAACAAGATCCATTAAGCAAATACCGAGAAGAATTCTACACTTCATCCGACCAGATCTATTTTGACGGCAATTCTTTAGGCCTGTTATCCACTCGGGCAGAAGCAGCACTACACAACTTATTGGCTTCCTGGAAACAACATGGGATCGATGGCTGGACAGAGGGGGAGCACCCGTGGTTTTATTTATCGGAAAAACTAGGCGCTATGACAGCACCGTTAATAGGTGCTCATGCGGAAGAAGTAATTATTACTGGCTCAACAACAACGAATTTACATCAACTTACCGCAAGTTTCTTTCATCCAGAAGGAAAAAGAACCAAAATCCTTGCCGATGAGCTGAATTTCCCGTCCGATATTTATGCACTACAAAGCCAACTACAGTTAAAAGGATTCGACCCAACAGATCACCTCGTAAAAGTTCAAAGTACAGATGGCAACACATTGCAAACCTCTGCAATTATGGAAGCGATGACAGAAGAAATTGCGTTAATCATTCTTCCGGGAGTGCTTTACCGTAGTGGTCAAATTTTAGATATGGAAACAATTACTAAAGCAGCGCATCAAAAAGGCATCAAAATCGGATTTGATTTATGTCATTCGATTGGCGCAATTCCGCATCAATTATCTGATTGGGAGGTGGATTTTGCTTTTTGGTGTACGTATAAGCATTTAAATGGTGGACCAGGGAGCGTTGGTGGCTTATATGTGAATAAAAAACATTTTAGCAAAAAGCCTGGACTCGCTGGCTGGTTCAGCTCTGACAAAGCTAAACAATTTGATATGGAACATAGCTTATCTCCAGCAAATAATGCTGGCGCTTATCAAATTGGCACACCGCACGTATTAAGTGCCGCTCCATTGCTTGGCTCTCTAGAGATGATATCCGAAATAGGGATAGAAGCAATTAGGGGGAAATCGTTACAGTTAACTGCATATTTAATGGAGCTTGTTGATAAGGAGCTTTTCGAATACGGCTTTACAATAGCAAATCCTCGCTCAGATTCTATACGTGGCGGGCATGTATACTTGGAGCACGCAGAAGCTGCCCGAATCTGTAAAGCGTTGAAAGCAAATGGCGTCATCCCAGATTTCCGTAAACCAAATGGTATTCGTTTAGCACCTGTTGCTTTATACAATACATATACGGAAGTTTGGCAAATGGTTCAGCTACTTAAGTCAATTATGAAAGATGAAAGCTACAAAGCATATGAAAATAAGCGGGGAGTGATTGCCTAAATGACTGACTGGATAGATATTTCACAGCCACTTTCACCTCAGATTGCGCATTGGCCTGGAGACACTCCGTTTCAGTATCGTCTCACAGCTTCCATAGAAGAAACGAAGTCTGTTAATATTGGGAATATCCATACGAGTTTACATATCGGTACACATATCGATGCACCATATCATTTTTCAGCTACTGGGAAAACGGTGGATCAATTACCTATCGAGCCCTATATTGGAAGAGCTGTTGTCATCGATGTAAGTCATACAAAAACAATTAATGCACAAGTTTTATCAGCAATGGATTGGCCTAGCAACACAAAAAGGATTTTATTACACACAAGCTTGGAGAATCAACCGGATCGTTTTCCAGCAAAACTCCCTTACTTAGATCCAGATATTGCTCCCTTTTTACAAGCAAAAGGAGTTCATTTACTAGGAGTAGATATGCCTTCAGTCGATGCACCAGATAGTAAGGACTTAGCTACTCACCATGCATTAGCTGCGCATGGAATTTATATTCTGGAAAACGTGATGCTTGATACGGTTCCAGCTGGGGAATATGAACTCATTGCCCTTCCTTTGCCCATCCAAGGTGCTGATGGCAGTCCCGTCCGAGCGGTTATTCGCCCAATCAGAAAGGGGAGCATGAGTAATGACAGATAAAAAGAATCGAGTTTTTGGTTCAGAAGACGGTATCTACACAGACTTCAAGGAAAAAATGACGTATGGCGATTATTTGCAATTAGATACGTTATTAACCAGTCAAAAGCGATTGTCCGATCATCATGATGAAATGCTGTTTATCATTATCCATCAAGTAAGTGAGCTTTGGCTAAAGCTGATTATCCATGAAATTCAGGCAGCAATTACATCGATTCAACAAGGCAATTTTCAAGCATCGTTTAAAATGCTTGCCCGTGTTTCCAAAACGCAATCGCAAATCATTCAAGCATGGGACGTTTTATCCACCTTAACGCCAGCAGAGTACATGGAATTTAGAGAAAGCCTTGGTAATGCATCCGGATTTCAATCTTACCAATATCGACTTGTCGAATTTGTGCTTGGCTACAAAACCCCGTATATTTTAAAAATATATGAAAACGATCCACAGTTTCATCAAACATTAGAGAAGGCTTATCATGCACCTGGACTTTATGACGTTGCTATTCAAGCATTGGCAGATCATGGATTATCCATTAACACGGACATTTTGCAACGTGATTTTTCGAAATCCTATGAAAAGGACACTTCTGTTGAGCAGGCTTGGTTAACCGTCTATCAAAATACAAATAAATACTGGGAATTATACCAGCTTGCTGAAAAATTAGTAGACATTGAAGATTGGTTTCAGCAATGGCGATTCAGGCATATGAAAACAGTCGAACGCATTATTGGCTTCAAAACAGGTACGGGAGGATCCTCTGGCGTCCATTATTTAAAGAAGGTTCTTGAACATTACTTTTTCCCAGAATTATGGGAAATACGCAGTAAAATATGAGGTAAAACTGTAATAGGGCATTTAGGTGCTGTTATCTTCCACTTAGACTTGTGGCATTACTGATTATCCAACTCCTGAAGTGGAAATCTTACAGCACCTTATATACGGGATAAAATTTTTTAAACCAATATCCTCATTGAAGCATATATTGGGAAAGAAATTCCGCCAAAATGACTTGACTTTTATGAACAATAGAAATAAAGTAAAACATAATTTACAAAAACAAGAGAGGTAAACTCCTCTCTGTTTTCGTTTTCACTTGATATCATAAACCCACTCGAAAGGAAGACAGACATCTTATGCAAAAGAAACCGGAACAATGGGCAAGTAAAATTGGATTTATTCTCTCCTCAGCTGGAGCTGCCATTGGCCTTGGAGCTATTTGGAAGTTCCCGTATATGACAGGAGAAAATGGTGGGGGCGCCTTTTTCTTATTATTTATCGCTTTTACAATCATTATTGGCTTACCGATATTAATTGCTGAGTTTATTATTGGTAGAGGGGCGCAAAAAGAAGCCATTTCTGCATACCAAACATTAGCTCCCAAACGAAGTCTATGGAGATTTATTGGACATTGGGGCGTCGCAGGGGCTTTTTTATTAATGTCTTTCTATAGTGTCGTCGGTGGATGGGTGCTCACCTATAGCCTATTATCCATCCCTGGCATGATTATCGGCAACGGAACTAATTATGCGGATCTGTTCGCAACTATTACGGGCAGTCCTTTCTTAACGATTTTAGGACACTTCTTATTTATTATGATAAATGTGGTTGTTGTATCGTTTGGTGTTAAGGATGGAATTGAAAAAACGAGCAAGATTTTAATGCCATTATTATTTATCTTTTTCATTATTCTTGTTATTCGTTCCATTACATTTGATGGAGCAATGGAGGGGCTTCGGTTCTTTCTACAACCCGATTTTTCAAAATTAAATACCGAAAACATCCTTTATGCGCTCGGACAGTCCTTTTTCTCTTTGGCTGTTGGTGTTTCTGTAATGGTTACGTATAGCTCTTACTTAAAAAAAGATGTTAGCCTACCAATGTCAGCAGCTTCTGTATCAATTATGAATATATTTGTCTCTTTACTTGCAGGGCTAGCTATCTTCCCTGTGGTCTTTGCCTTTGGTTTGGAGCCAACAGAAGGTCCAGGGCTATTATTTATCGTCTTACCAGAAGCTTTTGCACAAATGCCGTTTGGAGAGCTATTTTTAAGCTTATTTCTATTGCTGTTTTTGTTTGCCGTATTAACTTCTTCGTTTAGCATGCTGGAAATCGTTACTGCAGCAGTTACCGCTAAAAAGCAACGTTCCCGACGTACAACAGCTTTAGTTGCTGGTTTGCTGGTATTCTTTACCGGAATACCAGCAGCACTTTCTTCCAGTAGTTTATCTAATGTGACTATTTTCGGAAAAACATTTTTCGATGCCTCTGATTTTCTAGTCAGTAATATTATGTTACCTGGAGGTTGTCTATTTATTGCTTTATTTGTTGGCTTTAAAATGGATAAACAGCTAATTCAGCAAGAGTTTCGCTATGGGAATCAGTTAGGTGACCCAATATATAATGCTTGGTTTCAATTAATCCGCTGGCTCGCTCCATTAACAATTATTATTGTTTTTCTAGGTTCCCTCGGCTTTTTATAAGGCGTAGTTGCTGAGCGTAATAGCTGTTATTTCATGTTTTACGGTAGGTTAGCGTTTTAGAACTTCCTGCCGTGATTGAACAGACCGTTTTGAACATTATTTATAGGGTAAAATAACTGTAGCAACCTCTTTTTCAAATAGCCATGTATTGCACCATGATGACTTCACATTCCAATCTGCTTTAAACGTAACATGATAAGGTGTATTGCATCGCTTTAGAAATGGGAAAGTTAAAGGAGTGTTTCAATGACACAAAAAATCCTCATTGTTGGTGGAGTTGGTGGAGGCGCTACAGTTGCAGCACAAATACGTAGAAAAAACAAAGATGCAACGATTATTATCTTTGATAAAGATGAATATATCGCTTTTTCTAATTGTGGCATGCCCTATTACTTAGGAAATACGGTGAAAGACCGTGAACAAATTTTATACCCGAAAGAAGAATTTGCCGTTAAATATGGTGTTCAGGTAAGAACAAAAGCTGAGGTAACGGCAATTCATCGAGAGCAAAAAGCAATTACCTATCTTACGGAATCAAAACAGTATACAGAAACATATGATCAACTCATTTTATCACCTGGCGCAACGGCGGTCATGCCACCGATCCCAGGAATGGACCAGACACGAACTTTTTCTCTACACACAATAGCCGATATGGATGAAATAGCTGCATACATCGAAGAACAACATCCAAAATCTGCTGCTATTGTAGGTGGTGGCTTCATCGGATTAGAAATGCTGGAAAACTTACACGCAAAAGAGCTGAATTGTACCTTAATTGACCGCTCTGACCAAGTGATGAATCCACTTGATCAAGATATGGCTGAAATGGTTCATGAATATATAAACGAAAAGCAAGTCCATTTGCTGCTTAATAATGGATTGAAGGAGTTTTCTAATGAAGGAAAAACATTGCATGTAGCTAGTGGAAAAACAGTCGCTGCCGATATGACGATCATGGCTGTAGGAATTCAGCCAAACGTTCAACTAGCACAAGAGGCAGGCTTATCTATTGGTAAAACTGGTGCAATTATCGTAAATGAATATATGCAAACGGATGATCCTGCCATTTATGCTTTAGGAGATGCTGTGGAAACAACCGATTGGATAACTGGAGAACCGAGAAATATCGCATTAGCTTGGCCAGCCCATCGGCAGGCGTTTATCATTGCTAGCCATTTACATGGGCAACCTATCCCGTATCAAGGAACGATAGGTTCCAGTATTTTACGACTTTTTGAGATGACAATTGGAGCAACCGGAGCGAATCGTATCGAATTAGAAGCAAAAGGTATCCCTTATAAAGAGGCAAAAATCGAAACATTATCAAACGCAAATTATTTCCCTTCTACAGCTAAGCTATGGATTAAAATTTTATTTGATGCGCATAATGGGCGTATTTATGGAGGTCAGGCTGTAGGGTATGCTGGAGCTGACAAACGTTTGGCCATCCTATCCACTGCTATTAAAGGAAGGATGACTGTTTTCGATTTACCTGAATTGGAGCTCGCTTACGCTCCTCCTTATTCCAGCCCGAAAGACCCCGTAAATATCCTTGGATACAAAGCAGCTTCTATGTTAGCAAATTAGTAATTGGTAAGAATCAGGATAGTCTATTACCGCCGACGTATAAAGAGAACCGTCCATTTCGGACGGTTCTCTTTATATTAATCCAACCTATACGTTTTCATTCATCTTCTGGTAGTTGTAACACATATTAATTACTTTATTCCTCGCTTAATTGATCCACAGCAAGAATAGCAGCTGCAACATCGTCTGCAGTTACATCATTAGATAAGTTGCTCATCGTCTCGCCTTCTTGTGTAGCAGCCTCCCCAACACGAAGCAGGTCTTCGTATGATACGTTATCCAAATGCATTTCTTTTAATGTTGTTGGTAAGCCTAATTTCTTATAAAAATCAATGTATTTTTGTAATTCCTCTTTTGGATGCAGTTCCAAAACAAGCTGTACTAACGTGCCATAGGCTACTTTTTCTCCGTGTGTTAAATGATGAATATCTCCATCCAATACAGTAAAGCCATTATGAATAGCATGCGCTCCAGCTAAGCCGCCACTTTCAAAGCCTAGTCCAGATAACAATGTATTTGCTTCGACAACAGCTTCAACATGCTTTGTCACAATACCTTTTTTAACGGCTTGAAATGCTGCCTCGCCATATGCAAATAATGTTTTCTCACATTCTTTGGCGATTGCCTTTGCGGCAATACTTGGTTTTCCACCGGCCATGGCCTCGCCATTACTTTTTAGTGTCGCTCTTGCTTCTACCCACGTGGCCATTGCGTCGGCAATCCCGGAAGCAAATAGTCTTGCTGGAGCTTTAGCTACAACTGCAGTATCAACCAGCACTAAGTCTGGGTTTTTATCGTAAAATTTATATGATTCAAATACACCTTCATCACTATAGATAACCGATAAAGCACTTGTAGGTGCGTCCGTAGATGCTGTTGTTGGAACAATAATAACGCTTACTTCTAAGCCATCAGCGATTGCTTTAGCAGTGTCTAATGTCTTCCCACCACCTACACCTATTACGGCATCAACGCTTGCTTCTTTTCCTACTTTGACAACCCTGTCGATTTCCGCTATGGAAGCTTCTCCATTAAATGGAACATAGTGATAAGCTAGATTCTCTTCTTTCATACTTGTCTCAATGGTTTCTTTCGTAATCTCCCATACTACATCATCAGACAAAATTAATGGTTTCTGACTAATTGGCTTGACATGCTTTCCTAGACTCTTTAAAGCATCTTTTCCTTGAATATACTTACTTGGTGAAATAAAAATAATCTCTGACATTGTCATCGCCCCTTCTGCTAGCAATTCAAGATAAGGATAGACAGGCTCTTCAAAAGCCATCCATACGAAAGAAAAGCAAATGCATTAGCTTTGCCGTTGATCATTTAAACTAGGCTCTATATACCTGCTCCCTATTTGAATCAAAGCAATTATAGTATTACATACACATGTTTAGTATAACAATGGTGGAAGCGATTATACAAGCTTTTCGTGATTAATTTCACATTTTTTTAATAAATCAGCTCTTTAAAATAACTATTCGAGCTACTTAGCTTGAGCAAACTTAGAGCGAAACTGGAACTTTAGCTCGGAGGCACTCGGAGGCAAATTAAAATAGCTAACCCTACGAAAGCACCTTTTTAGCACCTTTCTGTAGAGCTAGCTATCCATTACAAATCTTCTTCAAACCGATAAACTAATTTATACTTTTCTTCATTTAATAAATCTACCACATGTATACGGACGCCATGTCCAAAAATGACTTCATCCTCCGTCATCGCAACAATCATTGCTTTCGTTTCTTTATTTACATCAATATATATGTCCCCAACAGCAGGTTTTAGATTCGTATCACTTTCAGCTAAATAGGTGATCGATTCATCTTGGATTTGCTGCTCCTCAGGAACCAAACTTTTATCATAATATGCAATTTCCCGACTAGCTTCTGATTTACCCGGAACCATCACAACATACTCACTATGCTTTACACCATTATCTCTGGTAGTAACTACGTTTCCATCCTCTACACTATCAACTTTTTCAATCGCATTCAGTGAATAGTGATCAAGAAAATCCGGCGCTGGCTTGATGATTAAAATATAATCACCTGGCTCTGGTCGTTTATTTTTATCGATGGTATATCGTTTACCATAAAAAATGAATGTATCATTATGCTGTGGACGACATAATTCAATTTCGCTTGCTTTCGTTAATATCTGCTGCATGTCCTTTAAACGATATAAATGCACAGATTTCTTAAACATCGGTTTTACTGAATACACTTGGTGCAATTCATTTCGGTAAAAAACAAACTGCCCTTTTCTCACTTGAAAAAGCTTCATTAGACTACCTCCTATAATGATGTTCCATTAGAGTATATTACAACTGTAGCAAAAAAAGAAAGTCCTAAACTGATATTCCTTTTAATCCACATATTTGAAACATTTTATTCTTTAAAAAATAACTCAGAACAGCGTTAGATTCACATTTTTTCCATATGAACAAACGGTAATGAAGTATCTACTTTGCCGATGACACGCTTAATGGAAAAATCTTGTCCCTTTAGCCATTTATTGAAATCAAAAATAACCGGCTCTCTGTCGCCTCCTAACGCAAACCACGCTTTTAATTGCTTCGGGAAGTAACCTGATGTATGAATCGTCCCAGCCCACTGCTTATATTTTGTAGAAAAAACGCCACGCTTCGAATCATTCATCAGTCTAAAAGCGTCATACGCATTCGTAATTTGTCCCTTATTGTCCTGAATCGTTTGCTGTCTACGCTGGGAATCTGCCAAATGATGCCGATTTTCTTCGGTTAAATGTTCAAAGTGATTGGTACAGACTTGTCCTGTACGTATTTTTACAGCTCGAGGAGAAGCTTCTATAATATAGGTTTCCCCATTTTTATCCAATAAAACATAACTGAAGGAATGACGATGTGGAATTTCCTGTAATACAGCAATAGCCTGCTCCACATCTTTACAATTTTCCAGAACTATTCTGGCTATCATATTACAAATAAACCCATCTTCCGGATGTCGACGATGAACAAAATTATAACCAATGGTTAACCCGTGTTCATTCATGCCGTCCATCCTGCCAGTTATACGCTGGGACGGTGCAATCGTTGCATAGCCTTGATCAGTCGGTTGAAAAACCGTATAGCGGCCTTCATATGTCTTCGGATGATAATCGTAGTTGCGAATCATATAGTCTGAATTTGTGAAAATGGAGCAACCACTTTTTTGATATGCTAGTCGATATCCGCCAAACTCTTGCAGTATCTCCTCCATGTCCCACTGAAGTGCATCCATTAATCCACATAGCTCTTCCCAAATCCCAGGAGCGATCGGTTGAATCATTCGCTTCACTTCATCTTCTTTGATAATGAATCTCGGTCGTCTAATCTTCCATTGCTTTTTCCTATTTTCTAATATATAGGAATGCTTTAAGTCTATTCCTTGCTCGTAACCAAAATCATAGTGTCTGCCCCGGTACTGTATTACATCACTATAGATCGATTGCATGAAGTTCCCACCTTTCTCGCACATTCATCCTTCATTGTAATCTTTAATCTTTCATTTGAAAATCCATATGTATTTAAATGAAACCTTTCATCTATAGCTATCGTAGTAAAAGTATAGAGTTTATAATTAGGAGTGAAAACATGACAGGAATTTTAACAACGACGATACTTTCATTTATTTTATATGCTGTCATCGCTGTATTTTTTATTATTCAAAACAAAAAATACCGGGTGACGACAGTAAAAGCAGTCGGTCTGGTTTTTGCAACGCTGTTTATACTCGGTGTTATTAC
This genomic interval from Virgibacillus pantothenticus contains the following:
- a CDS encoding sodium-dependent transporter translates to MQKKPEQWASKIGFILSSAGAAIGLGAIWKFPYMTGENGGGAFFLLFIAFTIIIGLPILIAEFIIGRGAQKEAISAYQTLAPKRSLWRFIGHWGVAGAFLLMSFYSVVGGWVLTYSLLSIPGMIIGNGTNYADLFATITGSPFLTILGHFLFIMINVVVVSFGVKDGIEKTSKILMPLLFIFFIILVIRSITFDGAMEGLRFFLQPDFSKLNTENILYALGQSFFSLAVGVSVMVTYSSYLKKDVSLPMSAASVSIMNIFVSLLAGLAIFPVVFAFGLEPTEGPGLLFIVLPEAFAQMPFGELFLSLFLLLFLFAVLTSSFSMLEIVTAAVTAKKQRSRRTTALVAGLLVFFTGIPAALSSSSLSNVTIFGKTFFDASDFLVSNIMLPGGCLFIALFVGFKMDKQLIQQEFRYGNQLGDPIYNAWFQLIRWLAPLTIIIVFLGSLGFL
- a CDS encoding Na+/H+ antiporter NhaC family protein, which codes for MEETVWSLIPPIIAIVMVLLTKRVLLSLGVGILAAALFLGKFQVGDSLKLVWEAFKGVFVVDGALDTWNVFILLFVLMLGMLTALVTMMGGTRSFAEWMIRRVKTRTGAQLMTVLFGVIIFVDDYFNSLTVGQIAKPVTDKQRISRAKLAYLVDSTSAPVSVVAPVSSWGAYIIGIIGTVLATHQVTEYGAFQAFLQMIPMNYYVWAALGVVVVIAIKQIDFGPMKVHEQRALETGEVLNPAQKETIDVASKLPVSEVSKRRDLLLPMITLFIATIIAIFVDGLRKVEGEKTWINILGSADVSLALFVGGSIGMVLTMILFYQHIRAGKLSYKNFITGAITGAKSMMPAFGILIFAWAIAALISQLGTGVYLASVVEAANLSVYLLPLIVFLMAGFIAFSTGTSWGAFGILLPIAGEIAATTDVTLMLPILAAVLAGAVFGDHCSPISDTTILSSTGSSCHHIDHVTTQIPYALLAACIAGLGYIVFGFTESVLLGLVMVLVSLIGLFIGMRKRKVTET
- a CDS encoding aminotransferase class I/II-fold pyridoxal phosphate-dependent enzyme, with protein sequence MVFVSEKVKNLPPYLFSQFQQRKEQLKQKGVDVIDLGIGSPDLPTPSFVYEELKEQVNNPQNHRYSPYSGCDEFKQAVASFYAKRYQVTLDPNTEVLTLIGSKEGIANLIQAVINPMDKVLVPDPGYPAYRKGVHLAGGVSVSLPLDANNQYAPLFDQISEQDAIAAKLMFLNYPNNPTAAYGEWGTYLEAVSFCRRYNILLAHDAAYDLVTFGNYKAPSALQIPGAKDYVVELGSLSKSFNMTGWRIGYIVGNKEVIAALATLKSNIDTCQFMPIQKAAAKALQSDLTAVKENNLIYEQRMEKLHTALGKLGLHAEKPKGTLYLWVQVPREESSLTFANRLLEETGIIVTPGTAFGANGEGFIRISLSTHAERLDEVVRRLSKLDVKR
- the kynB gene encoding arylformamidase → MTDWIDISQPLSPQIAHWPGDTPFQYRLTASIEETKSVNIGNIHTSLHIGTHIDAPYHFSATGKTVDQLPIEPYIGRAVVIDVSHTKTINAQVLSAMDWPSNTKRILLHTSLENQPDRFPAKLPYLDPDIAPFLQAKGVHLLGVDMPSVDAPDSKDLATHHALAAHGIYILENVMLDTVPAGEYELIALPLPIQGADGSPVRAVIRPIRKGSMSNDR
- the kynU gene encoding kynureninase, which codes for MKTDISEAKRLDEQDPLSKYREEFYTSSDQIYFDGNSLGLLSTRAEAALHNLLASWKQHGIDGWTEGEHPWFYLSEKLGAMTAPLIGAHAEEVIITGSTTTNLHQLTASFFHPEGKRTKILADELNFPSDIYALQSQLQLKGFDPTDHLVKVQSTDGNTLQTSAIMEAMTEEIALIILPGVLYRSGQILDMETITKAAHQKGIKIGFDLCHSIGAIPHQLSDWEVDFAFWCTYKHLNGGPGSVGGLYVNKKHFSKKPGLAGWFSSDKAKQFDMEHSLSPANNAGAYQIGTPHVLSAAPLLGSLEMISEIGIEAIRGKSLQLTAYLMELVDKELFEYGFTIANPRSDSIRGGHVYLEHAEAARICKALKANGVIPDFRKPNGIRLAPVALYNTYTEVWQMVQLLKSIMKDESYKAYENKRGVIA
- the kynA gene encoding tryptophan 2,3-dioxygenase, with the translated sequence MTDKKNRVFGSEDGIYTDFKEKMTYGDYLQLDTLLTSQKRLSDHHDEMLFIIIHQVSELWLKLIIHEIQAAITSIQQGNFQASFKMLARVSKTQSQIIQAWDVLSTLTPAEYMEFRESLGNASGFQSYQYRLVEFVLGYKTPYILKIYENDPQFHQTLEKAYHAPGLYDVAIQALADHGLSINTDILQRDFSKSYEKDTSVEQAWLTVYQNTNKYWELYQLAEKLVDIEDWFQQWRFRHMKTVERIIGFKTGTGGSSGVHYLKKVLEHYFFPELWEIRSKI